Proteins encoded in a region of the Anopheles ziemanni chromosome 2, idAnoZiCoDA_A2_x.2, whole genome shotgun sequence genome:
- the LOC131294614 gene encoding uncharacterized protein LOC131294614, with protein sequence MSVIIRLQKLPLTANASDVRSFFRGLSIPDGGVHIVGGELGDAFIAFSTDEDARQAMALNGGRINGEPIMLLLSSRAEMQKVIDQARKAALSYMQMSRVVPTVVAASATGVMSGLQKVALPETKIQPSIIPQAVGALGAIASVAASLPRFNNPPPALNNPAVQQKPQPPVISLSGFLANAVRNPLGGSSLPTPASATSVPSGGSMATQSSAYGSMLSQGSSYNEIPGLSVGNPVDTSPSLSVNNLSGWLSALNGQLQTKAPSTSLNGGIDTSFLANSVTPVNLNGQQKDANSENSWKFLKKERRSRSTSRERGGYKRSGRSRSSSRDRDLKRDRRSRSSSRGRSYKRNGRSRSSSRDRGSRSWSRDSSRDYSRRYRNSRSRSSSRDRFGRTRQRSRSRSPRNHQNSRDRSMEPSGNPYDRDIRQGQNRPWASNFSGRTAGYNGSQQTQQWNGMDKGFPGNSKPMDAGGMTRHVEPIFGLHTQGSAQSGGMHFLPSRSGKISPLPTSNGALSSGADGGGPFRNTSPLPESVYSINFNNGGITNDYSVKVSNLDSLTGYGEIRRFFKSQVISNQGIKMINDQNGRRTGVAYVQFLHKDGKRRAMSRDGSMLRLMRLRIESITDQEFEQAIDSYRPGMDVKDYQPPQQQQNHMQQQQQQQQNTQPWGASGTGSSWNAHGKDSSNDTNDQSGRKQQKAVEYQPTSTLKVWNLPTFSTEQDIMKMFSDFTVVEVLIVKNHLIPKQLDGYVRFHRQEDAKEAWLQVHRHYIGNKKVSVRMCPELDYVVAKNEYENPGVASPNAADAPKDPEDGRMNSSDEQPSGAGESTADGGMDRENDNQSNGDTSGNNGEAGSERSMGSNERRDEEGGNGAGNGNRRTGGGARKKRWDTEKNWDEEEGNPRVAIKALDNAPQRQTDSDAGAGSDTNSSWVDRNMRMNSGDDRESSQTGDYGNGNGENNNNMRNRRMQQGSSGGRGGGGGRFSSGNSVDNGDMFQRTTCLLLRNVDFQVFEEDVFQFFAQDGFQAKNVLLVHNERGKRTGECLVEFNSPSEAAHAESKSSQNLGRRKVFASHLDRGQVADMMKHFDAISTGVRENPEDSQGVGCGPYRTSTVGLLNLAYKTTEEDVQNFFREFDLPLENIRRRFLDNGQATGEAMVRFANHIDAEKALNEYQNRKLFGRNVRIRLINDD encoded by the coding sequence CACCGACGAAGATGCCCGCCAGGCGATGGCCCTCAATGGAGGCCGGATAAATGGCGAACCGATAATGCTACTGCTTTCCTCTCGCGCCGAAATGCAAAAGGTGATCGATCAGGCGCGCAAGGCAGCCCTCAGCTACATGCAAATGAGTCGAGTCGTCCCGACGGTGGTAGCGGCCAGTGCCACCGGTGTGATGTCGGGCCTCCAAAAAGTTGCCCTTCCGGAGACAAAAATACAACCATCGATCATCCCTCAGGCCGTTGGCGCACTTGGTGCGATTGCCTCGGTCGCCGCTTCGTTGCCACGGTTCAACAATCCGCCACCGGCGTTAAACAACCCGGCCGTGCAGCAAAAACCTCAACCGCCGGTGATCAGCCTGTCCGGGTTTCTGGCCAATGCAGTAAGAAATCCGTTGGGTGGTAGTTCACTTCCTACTCCTGCTTCTGCCACCAGTGTGCCTTCCGGTGGTTCGATGGCTACACAATCGTCTGCTTACGGGTCCATGTTGTCCCAGGGATCGTCCTACAACGAGATTCCGGGCTTGTCCGTAGGAAATCCGGTTGACACGAGCCCTTCTTTGAGCGTGAACAATCTCTCTGGATGGCTTTCGGCTTTAAATGGGCAGCTGCAGACTAAAGCACCAAGTACATCACTGAACGGGGGCATCGATACCAGCTTTCTAGCGAACAGTGTAACGCCGGTGAACCTGAACGGCCAGCAGAAGGACGCCAACAGTGAGAACTCCTGGAAGTTTCTGAAGAAGGAACGCCGCAGTCGTTCTACTTCGAGAGAGCGTGGTGGATATAAGCGCAGTGGCCGGAGTCGTTCGTCGTCACGTGATCGCGATCTGAAGCGGGATCGCCGCAGCCGCTCTTCGTCGCGTGGAAGAAGCTACAAACGGAACGGTCGAAGTAGATCTTCCTCGCGCGATCGTGGCAGCCGATCGTGGTCGCGCGATTCCAGCCGGGACTACAGTCGTCGCTATCGCAACAGTCGTAGTCGCAGCTCGAGTCGCGATCGTTTTGGACGCACACGGCAGCGTAGCCGATCGCGATCGCCACGAAACCATCAGAACAGCCGCGATAGAAGCATGGAACCATCGGGCAATCCGTACGATCGTGACATCCGACAGGGGCAAAACCGTCCTTGGGCTTCTAATTTCAGCGGCAGAACGGCGGGCTACAATGGATCGCAACAGACCCAGCAGTGGAACGGGATGGATAAGGGTTTCCCGGGGAACTCTAAACCGATGGACGCCGGTGGGATGACTCGACACGTGGAACCGATCTTTGGACTGCATACGCAGGGAAGCGCCCAATCTGGTGGTATGCACTTCTTACCGTCTCGTAGCGGTAAAATATCCCCCCTCCCGACTTCCAATGGAGCGTTGTCTAGCGGTGCTGATGGCGGTGGTCCATTCCGCAATACTTCTCCCCTGCCGGAAAGTGTTTACTCGATCAACTTCAACAACGGTGGCATAACAAATGATTACTCCGTCAAGGTGTCCAATCTGGATTCACTCACGGGATACGGAGAAATTCGTCGCTTCTTCAAGTCGCAGGTCATCTCCAACCAGGGCATTAAGATGATAAACGATCAAAATGGACGCCGGACCGGGGTGGCGTATGTGCAGTTCCTACACAAGGATGGAAAGCGTAGGGCCATGTCGCGCGATGGTTCAATGCTACGTCTTATGCGCCTCCGGATCGAATCCATCACCGATCAGGAGTTTGAGCAGGCCATCGATTCGTATCGTCCCGGCATGGATGTTAAGGATTATCAGccaccgcagcagcagcaaaatcacatgcaacagcagcagcaacagcaacagaatACGCAGCCCTGGGGTGCGTCGGGAACCGGATCATCATGGAATGCTCATGGTAAAGACAGCTCGAACGACACGAACGATCAGAGTGGTAGAAAACAGCAAAAAGCGGTCGAATATCAACCGACTAGCACGCTGAAGGTGTGGAACCTGCCAACGTTCTCCACGGAGCAGGACATTATGAAGATGTTCTCCGACTTTACCGTCGTCGAGGTGCTGATCGTGAAGAATCATCTGATCCCGAAGCAGCTGGATGGGTACGTTCGGTTTCATCGGCAGGAGGACGCGAAGGAGGCGTGGTTACAGGTGCACCGGCACTACATCGGCAACAAGAAGGTTTCGGTACGAATGTGTCCCGAGCTGGATTACGTGGTGGCAAAGAATGAGTATGAAAATCCGGGCGTTGCGTCACCGAACGCGGCTGACGCGCCGAAGGATCCGGAGGATGGGCGGATGAACAGTTCGGACGAGCAACCCTCCGGAGCCGGTGAGTCGACGGCCGACGGTGGGATGGATCGGGAGAATGATAATCAAAGCAACGGCGATACCAGCGGCAACAACGGTGAAGCCGGTAGCGAGCGGTCTATGGGCAGTAACGAGCGCCGTGATGAAGAGGGTGGTAATGGTGCTGGTAATGGTAATCGAAGAACAGGCGGCGGTGCACGGAAGAAGCGTTGGGATACGGAAAAGAACTGGGACGAGGAGGAGGGAAATCCACGCGTTGCTATTAAGGCACTCGATAATGCACCACAACGCCAGACGGATTCTGATGCGGGCGCTGGCTCGGACACGAACTCGTCGTGGGTTGATCGTAACATGCGAATGAACAGTGGCGATGATCGTGAAAGCTCACAAACAGGTGATTATGGCAATGGAAACGgagaaaataacaacaacatgcGCAATCGTCGCATGCAACAGGGTTCATCTGGcggtcgtggtggtggtggtgggcggTTCAGCAGTGGCAACTCGGTCGACAATGGTGACATGTTCCAGCGAACCACCTGTCTGCTGCTGCGCAACGTCGACTTCCAGGTGTTCGAGGAGGACGTGTTTCAGTTCTTCGCCCAGGATGGCTTCCAGGCGAAAAACGTACTGTTGGTACACAACGAGCGTGGCAAGCGGACGGGCGAGTGTTTGGTGGAGTTCAACTCACCGAGCGAGGCAGCCCACGCCGAGTCCAAATCGTCGCAGAATCTTGGCCGCCGGAAGGTGTTCGCTAGCCACCTCGATCGTGGCCAGGTCGCGGATATGATGAAGCACTTCGATGCCATCTCCACGGGGGTGCGGGAGAATCCGGAAGACAGTCAGGGGGTGGGCTGTGGACCGTACCGCACCTCGACGGTGGGCCTTTTGAACTTGGCGTACAAGACGACGGAGGAGGACGTGCAAAACTTTTTCCGCGAGTTTGACCTCCCGTTGGAGAACATTCGCAGACGGTTTCTGGACAACGGACAGGCCACCGGGGAGGCGATGGTACGGTTCGCAAACCACATCGACGCGGAAAAAGCACTGAACGAGTATCAGAACAGGAAGCTGTTTGGCCGAAATGTGCGCATTCGGTTGATCAATGACGATTGA